The following proteins are co-located in the Leptospira selangorensis genome:
- a CDS encoding VWA containing CoxE family protein, which yields MFFPFFYRLKSSGVPISTVELLDFLKATDALTKDKTFLSLNEFYRVSRLCLVKDVKYYDAFDLVFTELFGERGVLKESFRKEMMDWLSNIFENPNKLPPGMIPPEELWKEFLDRLQNQKGEHHGGNKWIGTGGSSPFGHSGVNPGGVRIGGEGGGKSAIFQAMERKYKDYRTDEQLDVRQIKIALKKLRNLRKEGIPEFHLPKTVDATCRNAGDPELIFDRTRKNGIKVLLLMDTGGSMTPYAERVSKLFSAAHQMNHFKEFGHYYFHNSVYDSVYPKGDLRYPIPLKNLFRKHKDDTKLIIVGDAYMAPYELLDPAYGFYHSRFRQESKLPEHPESGLDSFKRIKSHFADTIWMNPEPKRYWDAPTIYELKKVFPMFFLSVDGLENGIRELLGKR from the coding sequence TTGTTTTTTCCTTTTTTCTACAGACTGAAATCATCCGGAGTTCCAATCTCTACAGTGGAGTTGCTGGATTTTCTAAAAGCAACCGATGCCCTGACTAAAGACAAAACATTTCTTTCTTTAAACGAATTTTATAGAGTTTCGAGACTCTGTCTAGTTAAAGACGTAAAATATTACGATGCATTCGATCTTGTATTCACCGAACTATTCGGAGAAAGAGGAGTTCTTAAAGAATCTTTCCGTAAGGAAATGATGGATTGGCTTTCTAATATATTCGAAAATCCCAATAAACTTCCACCTGGAATGATCCCTCCGGAAGAACTCTGGAAAGAGTTTTTGGACAGGCTCCAAAACCAAAAAGGGGAACATCATGGCGGGAATAAGTGGATCGGAACTGGAGGAAGTTCTCCTTTCGGGCATTCTGGAGTAAATCCGGGCGGAGTCCGCATAGGCGGAGAAGGAGGCGGAAAGTCCGCTATTTTCCAGGCAATGGAAAGAAAGTATAAGGACTATAGAACTGACGAACAATTGGATGTTCGACAGATCAAGATTGCGCTTAAAAAACTTAGGAACCTAAGAAAGGAAGGGATCCCTGAATTTCATCTTCCTAAAACTGTGGATGCAACTTGTAGGAATGCGGGAGATCCTGAGTTAATATTTGATCGTACTAGAAAAAATGGGATCAAAGTATTACTTTTAATGGATACCGGCGGAAGTATGACTCCTTATGCGGAAAGAGTGAGTAAACTTTTTTCTGCCGCCCACCAGATGAATCATTTTAAAGAATTCGGACATTATTATTTTCATAATTCCGTTTATGATTCTGTGTATCCTAAAGGTGATTTAAGATATCCTATTCCTCTAAAAAATTTATTTAGAAAACATAAGGATGATACCAAACTAATCATAGTGGGAGATGCATACATGGCTCCATATGAACTTTTGGACCCTGCTTACGGTTTTTATCATTCCAGGTTTAGACAGGAATCTAAACTGCCTGAACATCCTGAATCAGGATTGGACAGTTTTAAAAGGATCAAGTCCCATTTTGCGGATACAATTTGGATGAATCCAGAACCGAAAAGATATTGGGATGCTCCTACCATCTACGAACTCAAAAAAGTATTTCCAATGTTTTTTTTAAGTGTAGATGGATTAGAAAACGGAATCCGAGAACTTCTGGGAAAGAGATAA
- a CDS encoding YceI family protein, whose amino-acid sequence MSYLLRFLILFLFSVSSVFSEELKLQESNINFIAIHPFKTVNGKCFGTTVSPMTLTQGANGLQIPKLIKIEIPISQIKSGDENRDEHIIESLGYPTISNISFISTSVIAKENEWTITGNLTVKGKTKTIKSVATIQKEGQETVLSGKFQVLMSDFDVERPSLLFATAKDEVTIEYKFVLKP is encoded by the coding sequence GTGTCTTACCTTTTACGTTTTTTGATTTTGTTCTTATTCAGTGTTTCTTCCGTCTTTTCGGAAGAATTAAAACTACAAGAATCTAATATCAATTTTATAGCAATCCACCCATTCAAAACAGTGAATGGAAAATGTTTCGGAACTACCGTTAGTCCTATGACATTAACTCAAGGTGCAAACGGTTTGCAAATCCCTAAACTTATAAAAATTGAGATCCCTATTTCACAGATCAAATCCGGGGATGAGAATAGAGACGAACATATCATCGAATCTTTAGGATATCCAACGATTTCAAATATCAGTTTTATAAGTACATCCGTCATAGCAAAAGAAAATGAATGGACGATCACCGGAAACCTGACAGTTAAAGGAAAAACGAAAACTATTAAATCTGTGGCGACCATTCAGAAAGAAGGACAAGAAACCGTTCTTTCCGGAAAATTCCAAGTTCTAATGAGTGATTTTGATGTAGAAAGACCTAGTTTACTATTTGCTACCGCAAAGGACGAGGTCACTATAGAATATAAGTTTGTTTTAAAACCCTAG
- a CDS encoding SprT-like domain-containing protein gives MLEKELESFSVPDPIPARNWEEYLISIWDSLKIRSRRFKESQVRSVELKFYPYRNGNHSISFHNGILSAKFHTSLMGAREEIIFSFISLLISKLLGLKPKQAWKEEVAEFLNSIPESGSANFKKLKENGVTYDLKVILEEISSSYFSKMDAKLLSIGWADRLGKRRLGSYEKRNMNIRISPILDHKEVPLYVLEHVVHHEILHHILPSRVKNGHNSIHSPEFKRKEKEYVRYREAINWLKMEYPKFLIKHQKEIGLRLRSEFYG, from the coding sequence ATGCTAGAAAAAGAATTAGAGAGTTTTTCGGTTCCTGATCCTATTCCAGCTAGGAACTGGGAAGAATATCTGATTTCCATTTGGGATTCATTGAAAATCAGGTCCAGGCGTTTTAAAGAAAGCCAGGTACGTTCCGTTGAACTGAAATTTTATCCTTATAGGAACGGAAACCATTCCATCTCCTTTCATAACGGGATCCTATCCGCAAAATTTCACACATCCTTAATGGGTGCGAGAGAAGAAATTATCTTCTCCTTTATTTCATTACTCATTTCTAAATTATTGGGACTCAAACCTAAACAGGCTTGGAAAGAAGAAGTTGCCGAATTCCTAAACTCTATTCCCGAGTCAGGATCCGCAAATTTTAAAAAGTTAAAAGAAAACGGAGTCACTTACGATCTAAAGGTAATTTTGGAAGAAATTTCATCTTCCTATTTTTCTAAAATGGATGCAAAACTTCTATCCATCGGCTGGGCTGATCGCCTTGGAAAAAGAAGATTGGGTAGTTACGAAAAACGGAATATGAATATACGTATCAGTCCCATCCTGGACCATAAAGAGGTTCCACTTTACGTCCTGGAACATGTGGTACATCACGAAATTTTACATCATATTTTACCTAGCAGGGTCAAAAACGGCCATAACTCCATCCATAGTCCTGAATTTAAACGTAAGGAAAAAGAATACGTTAGATACAGAGAAGCCATAAATTGGTTGAAAATGGAATATCCTAAGTTTCTAATAAAACACCAAAAAGAAATCGGCCTTAGGCTTAGATCAGAATTTTACGGATAA
- a CDS encoding ATP-dependent helicase yields the protein MASLESLNEKQKEAIETLNGPVLVIAGAGTGKTKTIVHRLSKLVESGIPAENILLLTFTRKASKEMLSRAVSLLDKRCARVHGGTFHSFGSHILRKYAPVLGFSSQFSILDESDTSDIFQLLRTEGEYVKQKSRFPSNDTLISLHSSIINRGKSLEELLEAEYPKFLDQESAIRKIFQEYTDYKKQRSLLDYDDLLTYTRDLLNKNETVRKKVSEQYKYIMVDEFQDTNQIQAHIACLLALDHENILVVGDDAQSVYSFRGADVNGIFNFPKLFPKTKTIYLERNYRSTPSILNLANVVLANFREKYEKYLYTKNEDFQKPALVGYADELEEAEGIADLILERREDGVPLKDIAVLFRSGWNSNQLELVLSQRNIPFLKFGGKKFVESAHAKDYLSLLKIKENKTDSVSWLRVLLLLPGIGAAKARSILTDLEKSGGNLERIVSESKGATASHLKELNHLINDPEKDLKKLLGNFIDYYSPLLEKRYDDFKRRLEDLNAFLTLSQKYETLHEFLVDMSLEGPNRSLDKISPDEEDERLVLSTVHSSKGLEFDTVILLNVSEGSFPSGRGEKNLEEERRLFYVGITRAKKKLVLTYPQISQQKNSQYFNRVSRFIEEIREPEKVLDKSFIDKKEDITGPPSSSQNPQNQNDSDARKRIREFFGS from the coding sequence ATGGCGTCCTTAGAGTCACTTAACGAAAAACAAAAGGAAGCTATCGAGACCCTAAACGGCCCGGTTTTAGTGATCGCCGGTGCCGGTACGGGAAAAACAAAAACAATCGTCCACAGACTTTCCAAATTAGTCGAATCCGGCATCCCCGCCGAAAACATCCTACTTCTAACATTTACACGCAAAGCTTCCAAAGAAATGCTCTCCAGAGCAGTATCACTCTTGGACAAACGATGCGCTCGAGTTCATGGAGGAACATTCCATTCTTTCGGAAGTCATATTCTCAGAAAATACGCTCCCGTTCTAGGGTTCTCCTCTCAGTTCTCCATTTTAGACGAATCAGATACTTCCGATATATTCCAACTTTTAAGAACGGAAGGAGAATATGTAAAACAGAAGTCCAGGTTCCCTTCTAACGATACATTGATCTCACTCCATTCTTCTATTATCAATCGTGGAAAATCTTTAGAAGAATTATTAGAAGCGGAATATCCCAAGTTTTTGGACCAAGAATCCGCTATTCGTAAAATTTTCCAAGAGTACACCGATTATAAAAAACAAAGATCTCTATTAGATTATGATGATCTATTGACCTATACAAGAGATCTTCTCAACAAAAATGAAACAGTCCGAAAAAAGGTCTCGGAACAATATAAATATATCATGGTGGATGAATTCCAGGATACGAACCAAATCCAAGCTCATATAGCATGCCTACTCGCGTTAGATCATGAAAACATTTTAGTCGTGGGAGATGATGCCCAAAGTGTGTATTCCTTCCGAGGAGCGGATGTAAATGGAATATTCAATTTTCCGAAATTATTTCCAAAAACAAAAACGATCTATCTGGAAAGAAATTACAGAAGTACTCCATCTATCCTAAATCTTGCGAATGTGGTGCTGGCTAATTTTAGGGAAAAATACGAAAAGTACCTATATACTAAAAACGAAGATTTCCAAAAGCCAGCACTCGTCGGTTATGCAGACGAATTAGAAGAAGCAGAAGGGATTGCCGATCTAATCTTAGAAAGAAGAGAAGATGGTGTTCCTCTAAAGGATATTGCCGTTCTATTTAGATCCGGATGGAATTCGAACCAATTGGAATTAGTTCTTTCCCAGAGAAATATACCATTCTTAAAATTCGGCGGAAAAAAATTCGTAGAAAGTGCACATGCAAAGGATTATCTTTCTCTTCTGAAAATTAAGGAGAATAAGACGGATTCCGTTTCTTGGCTGAGAGTTTTGTTACTTCTTCCCGGGATTGGAGCCGCAAAAGCAAGGTCCATTTTGACTGATTTGGAAAAATCCGGCGGAAATTTAGAAAGGATCGTTTCTGAGTCCAAAGGTGCCACTGCTTCTCATTTAAAAGAATTAAATCATCTAATCAACGATCCGGAAAAGGATTTAAAAAAACTTTTAGGAAACTTCATAGACTACTACTCTCCTCTACTGGAAAAAAGATATGATGATTTCAAAAGAAGATTAGAAGATCTGAATGCATTCTTGACACTTTCCCAAAAGTACGAAACCTTACATGAGTTTTTAGTGGATATGAGTTTAGAAGGGCCTAACCGCAGTTTGGACAAAATTTCTCCGGACGAAGAAGATGAGAGATTGGTTTTGTCCACAGTTCATTCTTCCAAAGGTTTAGAATTTGATACCGTTATTTTATTGAATGTATCAGAAGGTTCTTTTCCTTCCGGAAGAGGAGAAAAAAACTTAGAGGAAGAAAGAAGGCTTTTTTATGTAGGGATCACAAGAGCCAAAAAAAAATTGGTCCTCACTTATCCTCAAATCTCCCAACAAAAAAATTCACAATACTTCAATCGAGTTTCTAGATTTATAGAAGAAATCAGAGAACCGGAAAAAGTATTGGATAAAAGTTTTATCGATAAAAAAGAAGATATTACAGGTCCTCCTTCTTCTTCCCAAAATCCTCAAAATCAGAACGATTCAGATGCTAGAAAAAGAATTAGAGAGTTTTTCGGTTCCTGA
- a CDS encoding FKBP-type peptidyl-prolyl cis-trans isomerase: MNPRVVTFHYKLTDKEGNEIDSSQGSHPLSYLEGTGQIIAGLEDEIKGMNAGDKKVISVNADKAYGQKNPELVFDVPKSQFPEGEELSVGMMFQTDEPDTVYTITDIKGESVIVDGNHPLAGVDLIFDVQIVNIRTATDEEVSHGHVHGEGGHHHH, encoded by the coding sequence ATGAACCCAAGAGTAGTGACTTTTCACTATAAATTAACAGATAAAGAAGGAAACGAAATCGATTCTTCTCAAGGAAGCCATCCTCTTTCTTATCTGGAAGGAACCGGACAGATCATTGCCGGTCTAGAAGACGAAATCAAAGGTATGAATGCAGGGGATAAAAAAGTAATCTCCGTTAATGCTGATAAAGCTTATGGCCAAAAAAACCCTGAATTAGTTTTCGATGTGCCTAAAAGCCAATTCCCGGAAGGGGAAGAATTGAGTGTCGGAATGATGTTCCAAACCGACGAGCCGGATACCGTTTATACGATTACTGATATCAAGGGAGAATCTGTGATCGTGGACGGAAACCATCCTTTAGCCGGGGTGGATCTGATTTTCGATGTTCAAATCGTAAATATCAGAACGGCGACCGACGAGGAAGTGAGTCATGGACATGTTCACGGTGAGGGGGGACATCACCACCACTAA
- a CDS encoding LIC14007 family protein: MKVYSADRVPNSADYNLYVTEGSAKTRLSLFEPSLPGYSELAENDKVLKSLAYTVLLNYTQDREFALRNTNRFLNFLSDIVHRDSWFFLANRVEQFIKDVENFGVEISYDF, translated from the coding sequence ATGAAAGTATACTCAGCCGACAGAGTGCCGAACTCAGCAGATTATAATTTATATGTAACCGAAGGAAGTGCCAAAACCAGGCTCAGTTTATTCGAGCCTAGTCTTCCTGGGTATTCCGAATTAGCTGAAAATGATAAAGTTCTAAAGTCTTTGGCATATACAGTTCTTCTAAACTACACCCAAGATAGAGAATTCGCTCTTAGGAATACAAATCGATTCCTGAATTTTCTAAGTGATATTGTTCATAGGGATTCATGGTTCTTCCTAGCCAATCGAGTTGAACAGTTTATTAAAGATGTAGAGAATTTCGGAGTCGAAATTTCCTACGACTTTTGA
- a CDS encoding PP2C family protein-serine/threonine phosphatase has protein sequence MKSKLGICIFSILLSIGTNTFFHSLEYREWIYSNLFSSSKQKDPCKSFVFLEQDWEVSELSGKKIGTFSLPRNFSDLDHSGLLISKSIHFSELPDCELSLFLGKTSEGAKLFWNGVLLSERSEANKQFKFSYDKKKISNSIPIEYDHKIEILVSEYFENELGILEGIPSIGNSKYILQKHYKFQIYYLILISTFLLLGIYLVFLSLQERQLESHFYFGTFLILFFLFSFFGSEWKYELDLDFLFCKKAEYISLSFLFPFFTFFFSKFCRDKHHPFEFPLFLWAGFVSFLFIQSSSPLELDTLNRTLLQPSWIVYLWVLFKCLKARSSEHDGAGFLGSICFLVFSILLDIISARAWIVFPRSSEYSVLGFILFCSFRISGRFVEMKNRLKSWNEKLQEEVTLKTKELTESFTNVRSLKEKQDGDYFLMSVLQSCFQNKIRSVGDFKIETLVSQFKKFEFNSKPGEIGGDIICIEEIRIGGRKFLAILNVDAMGKSLQGATGALLSSSMFKSHIDSSASGFYTPETWIVSLYRKIHGLFQSFDGNLFATGILAVLDPENSCIFFLNAGHPTSILLRNNISGFIENEISYKMGIPILKEIPKVQCISLKENDSIIFGSDGREDLRSRTKTGEIHSFSELFLLEVSNTKADLVLLKNRMSEYGDYIDDLSLVSIFRKVNPQKKSRDLWRETSKRKNLQKGILIWKKGDKKIACSFFSKLSADDPKDKDLAYITAWAFWKTGELEKAKTYSEKLLYRDPKNHQNLILLAKIYFQLGISDVILLGLLEDTRSDVQRMFRPTDYFKKVS, from the coding sequence ATGAAATCAAAATTAGGAATCTGCATATTTTCCATTCTACTCAGTATTGGAACGAATACATTTTTTCATTCTTTGGAATACAGAGAATGGATTTATTCAAATTTATTTTCTTCCAGTAAACAAAAGGATCCATGTAAATCATTTGTCTTCCTGGAACAAGATTGGGAAGTTTCCGAACTTTCCGGCAAGAAGATCGGAACCTTTTCATTACCTAGGAACTTTTCGGACTTAGATCATTCTGGTCTTCTGATTTCTAAATCGATCCATTTCTCTGAACTTCCGGATTGTGAACTTTCGCTTTTCCTAGGAAAAACATCAGAAGGCGCAAAATTATTTTGGAATGGTGTTCTTCTTTCGGAAAGATCAGAAGCAAACAAACAATTTAAATTTAGCTACGATAAGAAGAAGATTTCTAATTCTATTCCGATAGAGTATGATCATAAGATCGAAATTTTAGTTTCAGAATATTTCGAAAATGAATTAGGGATCTTAGAAGGTATCCCGAGTATAGGAAATTCGAAATATATTTTACAAAAACATTATAAATTCCAGATCTATTATCTGATCCTGATCTCTACATTCCTATTATTAGGGATCTATTTAGTCTTTCTTTCCCTACAAGAAAGACAATTAGAATCTCATTTTTATTTTGGGACATTTCTTATATTATTCTTTCTGTTTTCATTTTTCGGCTCGGAATGGAAATATGAATTGGATTTGGATTTTCTATTTTGTAAGAAGGCGGAGTATATTTCGCTTAGCTTTCTATTTCCATTTTTCACATTCTTCTTTTCAAAATTTTGTAGAGATAAACATCATCCTTTTGAATTTCCCCTATTCTTATGGGCCGGATTTGTGTCCTTCCTGTTTATCCAATCTTCCAGTCCTTTAGAATTGGATACATTAAATCGAACTCTTCTGCAACCTTCTTGGATTGTATATCTTTGGGTATTATTCAAATGCCTTAAGGCCAGATCATCCGAACATGATGGTGCTGGATTTTTAGGATCGATCTGTTTTTTAGTATTTTCTATCCTTTTGGATATTATATCCGCTCGCGCATGGATTGTATTTCCAAGAAGTTCTGAATATTCCGTTTTAGGATTTATACTATTCTGCTCTTTTAGGATCTCAGGCAGATTTGTAGAAATGAAAAATCGGCTCAAAAGTTGGAATGAAAAACTACAAGAAGAAGTAACTCTAAAAACGAAAGAACTTACAGAAAGTTTCACAAATGTCCGCAGCCTAAAGGAAAAGCAGGACGGGGATTATTTCTTAATGAGCGTTCTACAGTCTTGTTTTCAAAATAAGATCCGGAGTGTAGGAGATTTCAAAATCGAGACCTTGGTTTCCCAATTCAAAAAATTCGAATTTAATTCCAAACCGGGAGAGATTGGAGGAGATATTATATGTATAGAAGAGATCCGGATCGGGGGAAGAAAATTCCTAGCCATTCTAAACGTGGATGCAATGGGGAAATCTCTACAAGGGGCGACAGGTGCACTACTCTCCTCTTCCATGTTTAAGTCTCATATCGATTCTTCCGCTTCCGGATTTTATACTCCAGAGACATGGATTGTTTCCTTATACAGAAAGATCCATGGGTTATTCCAGAGTTTTGATGGAAATCTGTTTGCAACCGGTATCTTAGCGGTTTTGGATCCGGAAAATTCTTGTATCTTCTTTTTGAATGCAGGGCATCCCACTTCTATTCTTCTGAGAAACAATATTTCGGGATTTATAGAGAATGAAATTTCTTACAAGATGGGAATTCCAATCTTAAAAGAAATCCCAAAAGTACAATGCATTTCTCTAAAGGAAAATGATTCGATTATTTTCGGTTCGGATGGAAGAGAAGATCTTAGATCCAGAACAAAAACCGGAGAGATCCATTCATTCTCGGAACTATTCTTATTAGAAGTTTCGAATACGAAAGCAGATCTTGTTCTACTAAAGAATAGAATGTCCGAATATGGAGATTATATAGACGATCTAAGTTTAGTAAGCATCTTCAGAAAAGTAAATCCTCAAAAGAAATCCAGGGATCTATGGAGAGAAACTTCTAAAAGAAAAAATCTACAAAAAGGTATTCTTATATGGAAGAAGGGAGATAAAAAAATTGCATGTTCCTTTTTCTCCAAACTAAGTGCAGATGATCCTAAAGACAAGGATTTGGCTTATATCACAGCTTGGGCATTTTGGAAAACTGGAGAGTTGGAGAAGGCCAAAACATATTCCGAAAAACTGTTGTATAGAGATCCTAAAAATCATCAAAATCTTATATTATTAGCAAAAATTTATTTTCAACTAGGAATATCGGATGTTATACTTTTAGGCTTATTAGAGGATACCAGGTCCGACGTGCAAAGAATGTTCCGTCCAACAGATTATTTTAAAAAGGTTTCATAA
- a CDS encoding FAD-dependent oxidoreductase, which translates to MSSLDISPIFRPIEIGAETIPNRIIMGSMHLGLEGMPETADRMAAFYGKRFEGGVGLITTGGISVNAEGKGSNIFFDFQKEEDCVELEKVASVLKPMGIFCAQLFHAGRYAYHRELVGPSALRAPINRFIPKELSTEDAWRTIREFGSSALRAKQVGFRAVEVMASEGYLVNQFFSEVTNKRSDEFGGSPENRRRFAIETMKEVRKQVGPGFPVIVRMSGIDLIPGNPTFEEVISLATELKEAGADALNIGIGWHESRIPTISQLVPRGAWAKIAGKIKSSVPGIPIIASNRINMPETIIQVLNAGEADIVSMARPFLADAEIVNKIKENQTERVNTCVACNQACLDHTFKEEMVSCLVNPSANRELDWKSLPQAKKQRVVVVGSGPGGMESARVAALRGHEVILLEASGKLGGQLNLAAAIPGKFEFFETIRYFKNELPRLKVDIRLNTKADLKLLDDLKPDAVIFATGVLPRNLNLPGLDKKPHASYVEFLNGTFKPGSKVAIIGGGGIGVDVAHKLTEEKDPDIPTYFEKYNVNSYTQAVIQPETAPRKVSILRRNGKVGAGLGATTSWALLQELQSKGVDFLSSLTYKEVTDKGLVIETKKEGAKTLECDSIILCAGQTSDTSLYEVFSKERTGIPSYLIGGAKDASGIDAKRAMLEGYLAASKIGTEQN; encoded by the coding sequence GTGTCTTCTTTAGATATTTCCCCAATCTTTCGCCCGATAGAAATCGGAGCCGAAACTATTCCTAATCGTATTATCATGGGATCCATGCACTTGGGTTTGGAAGGAATGCCCGAAACTGCAGATAGAATGGCCGCATTCTATGGTAAAAGATTTGAAGGAGGAGTTGGTCTCATTACCACCGGAGGAATTTCGGTTAACGCGGAAGGAAAAGGTTCCAATATATTTTTCGATTTCCAGAAAGAAGAAGATTGTGTAGAACTCGAAAAAGTTGCCTCAGTTCTTAAACCGATGGGAATTTTCTGCGCACAATTATTCCATGCGGGAAGATATGCCTACCACAGAGAACTTGTAGGACCTTCTGCGCTACGCGCACCTATCAATCGATTTATACCAAAAGAACTTTCTACTGAAGATGCTTGGAGAACCATTCGTGAATTTGGATCTTCCGCATTACGTGCGAAACAAGTAGGTTTCAGAGCGGTAGAAGTTATGGCTTCGGAAGGATATTTGGTGAACCAATTCTTTTCGGAAGTGACTAACAAAAGATCCGATGAATTCGGAGGTTCTCCTGAAAATCGCAGAAGATTTGCGATAGAAACAATGAAAGAAGTCCGCAAACAAGTAGGGCCAGGTTTTCCAGTCATTGTAAGAATGTCTGGGATCGATTTGATCCCGGGTAATCCAACCTTCGAGGAAGTAATCTCACTTGCAACTGAATTGAAAGAAGCAGGAGCGGATGCACTCAATATTGGGATTGGTTGGCACGAGTCTCGAATTCCTACAATCTCTCAGTTGGTTCCAAGAGGAGCTTGGGCAAAGATTGCAGGAAAAATAAAGTCCTCTGTTCCAGGAATTCCGATCATCGCTTCCAATAGGATCAATATGCCGGAGACAATCATCCAAGTATTGAATGCTGGAGAAGCTGATATAGTGAGCATGGCAAGACCATTCTTAGCGGATGCGGAAATCGTTAATAAGATCAAAGAAAACCAGACAGAAAGAGTGAATACTTGTGTAGCCTGTAACCAAGCTTGTTTGGACCATACTTTCAAAGAAGAAATGGTTTCTTGTTTGGTAAATCCTTCTGCAAATAGAGAGTTGGATTGGAAATCTCTTCCTCAAGCCAAAAAACAAAGAGTGGTAGTTGTCGGTTCCGGGCCAGGCGGAATGGAATCTGCAAGAGTTGCCGCTTTACGTGGACATGAAGTAATACTATTAGAAGCTTCCGGAAAATTAGGTGGCCAATTGAATCTTGCCGCCGCCATCCCGGGTAAATTCGAATTTTTTGAAACAATCCGTTATTTCAAAAACGAACTTCCTCGTTTAAAAGTGGATATTCGTCTGAATACAAAAGCGGATCTGAAACTATTGGATGATCTAAAACCGGATGCTGTAATTTTTGCAACTGGTGTTCTTCCTAGAAACCTGAACCTCCCTGGTTTAGACAAAAAACCACATGCAAGTTATGTTGAGTTCCTAAATGGAACATTCAAACCAGGTTCCAAAGTTGCTATCATTGGAGGCGGAGGGATCGGTGTGGATGTGGCACATAAACTTACTGAAGAGAAGGACCCGGATATTCCTACCTACTTCGAAAAGTACAATGTGAATTCTTATACACAGGCAGTAATCCAACCGGAAACCGCTCCTAGAAAAGTTTCCATCCTCAGAAGAAATGGAAAAGTAGGAGCAGGTCTTGGAGCTACAACCTCTTGGGCGCTTCTGCAAGAGTTACAATCCAAAGGTGTGGATTTCCTTTCTTCTCTTACCTATAAAGAAGTAACCGATAAAGGTCTTGTGATTGAGACCAAAAAAGAAGGAGCAAAGACATTAGAATGCGATTCTATTATTCTTTGCGCGGGACAAACAAGTGATACTTCTTTGTATGAGGTTTTTAGCAAGGAAAGAACTGGTATTCCTTCCTATCTGATCGGTGGGGCAAAAGATGCTTCCGGAATAGACGCTAAACGCGCTATGTTGGAAGGTTATCTGGCTGCTTCGAAGATCGGAACAGAACAAAACTAA